Below is a genomic region from Deltaproteobacteria bacterium.
TGGTGCGCCAGCTGGGGGGTTTTCTTTCCGAAAGGGGGAAACTGGCCCCCAAGCGGATTTCGGGGAATTGCGCCTACCACCAGCGGCGGGTTGTGGAGGCGGTAAAACGGGCGCGCATCCTGGCCCTGCTTCCCTACACTGCGGCGCACGCGACGGCGGCATGAATTCTGAAACGCCGACACCCAAAAGATACCGCCCAGCCATCGGAATTTTACTCACCCTCGCCCTCTATTTGAGCGGTTTTTTTGTCCTTTTGACGCCACTCCCCCCCCTCTATCACTGGCTGGTTGACCGCAGGAGAGCCCTTTGGGGGGTCGTCCTTCCCATTTTTGCAATTCTTGTTTTTGTCTACGCGGTTTTACTCGATCCCCTCGCCCGTTTTTATCAGGCGCATCCCGCCTGGTCGTGGCTCCTTCCGATTCCCGGCATGAATTTCAGGCCCTTTCTTTCGTCCCGGACGGCGGCCCTGTTCGGCCTTGTCTATTTTCTTTTTTTTGTCGGGGTCGCGGGGGTGGTTCAGCACATCCTGTCGCGCCCGGTTCATGTCACCCGCGTTCTAGGCGGGGCCGCCCTTGTCTTTTCCGCCGCGGGTTTATTGCTCTACGCGGGATATGCGTCAATCCAGGGGATCTCGCCCTTCGGTTTTGCCTCCGACTATATCCAACTGGTGATCAATGAATTCATTCAGGTTCAGGAAAAAGCGGGGCTCCCCCTCTCGCGCCTGGCTGTTTTAAGGGAAAATGCCCCCCTCTTTGCCCGCATCTGGCTTCTCTTTTCGCCATCCATCCTCTTTTGCGCTGTTCTCTTCATCCTCGTTTTGAATCTGGCCGTCGGCAAAAAAATCCTTTCCCCTTTTGTCCGCTCCATCGGCCGGGTGAGCCTCAATGCCACGGCCCTTGAGTTTTTCTGGGTCTGGGCGGTTATTTTTTGCGTGGGGGTCCTTCTTTTGAACAGCTTTTTTTTCCGGCAGACCTGGCTTTTGGCGGCCTCGGCCAATATACTTTTTATTTTGATTTTTGCCTATTTTTTGCAGGGGCTGGCGATTGTCTCGTGGTTTTTTGAGAAAAGAAACGTCGGATCGCTGGTTCGCCTTCTGCTTTACGGGTTGATTGTCGTTCTGTTTCAGATAGTGGGGGTTCTCGTCACGGGGCTTGGTTTTTTCGATTCCTGGTTCGATTTTCGGAAACTCTCCCGCCCGCCGGGTCAGAAAAAAACGTAACCAGTTGTGTTCATTGACTAAATACGCCCAAAAAATTCTTTTTGCCGGAGCTTACGGCAACTTTTTTGTTGTCCTGTCGATAACTGTACGGTAGGACCCATTTATGGCCAAATATGCTCTGATTATCAACGGGGATACGGAATCAAGGCATCTTCAGAATGTCGAGCGAAGCCTTGCCAACAAGTTTGAAGCGGAAGGCTATGAAACTTATGTGGCAAGCCCCGAAGAGATCAAAGCCCCACACGATCATTATGTCACACCGACTTTGAAAAATATCCAAACGCTCGTTGCCGGACTGAAGGCCAAAATCGGCGTCGATGACGAGCTGGTCATCTACACCACCGGCCATGGGGATCAAGAAGGGGAAGAGGCACGCCTTTGCCTGCAAGGGGGCTGTGATGCCCAAACGATAACCCCCCTTCTGGACGGGATCCCTTATGGTCAGCGGACTGTCGTCATGGATCAAAATTTCAGCGGAAAGTGGAATAAGGTCTTTATGGATGATCCCAAAACCCTTTTCATCGCGGCAGGGAGTGAGAACGAGGCCGTTTGTTGTCAGGAGATGGCCCCCAAATTTTGGAAGAAGGCCGCAACGATTCCCGATGGGAACGATGGGAACAAAGATGGCTGGATCAGTTGGCAGGAGCGGTATGCTTATGCCGTAGTCGGTGTCGCCTCTTCGGGGCCGCAATTTGTACCAGGCACCGGATATGAGGAGTTGGCCGGATTTGAGGTGCCGGAGCCGGAGAAGGAAAGACTCTTGGGGGAGTTGGAACGGAAAATGGCCGGCATGATGACCGAAAATGATCGGGACCGCTCCTACATTCTCTGTAACATCGCCTCTCAATTGGTCAACGCTGGTCTTCAAGAAAAGGCGGCGCCTGTTTTTGAAAAATCGATCGCCGCCGCGGAGAAAATCAAAGATAACAAGGACCGCTCCAAGAATTTCCGCTTCATCGCCTCTAAACTGGTCGACGCTGGTCTTCAAAAAAAAGCGGCGCCTGTTTTTGAAAAATCGATCGCCGCCGCGGAGAAAATCGAAGATAACCGCTACCGCTCCTTCGCTTTCCAAGAAATCGCTTCTGCATTGGTCGAGGCTGATCTTCAAGAAAAAGCGGCGGCTGTTTTTGAAAAGTCGATCGCCGCCGCAGAGAAAATCAACAAATATAACAAGGACCACTCCGAGACTCTCTGCATCATCGCCTCCAAATTGGTCGACGCTGGTCTTCAAGAAAAGGCGGCGGCTGTTTTTGAAAAGTCGATCGCCGCCGCGGAGGAAATCAAAAGTGACGATGACCGCTCCGGCGCTTTCCGCTTCATTGCCTCCAAATTGGTTGGCGCTGGTCTTCAAGAAAAGGCGGCGGCTGTTTTTGAAAAGTCGATCGCCGCCGCGGAGGAAATCGAAAGTCCCCTTTTCCGCTCCTACGCTTATACTCGAATCGCTTCTACATTGGTCAAAGCGGATCTTAGAGAAAAGGCGGTGCCTGTTTTTGAAAAGTCGATCGCCGCCGCGGAGAAAATCGAAAATTACGGCGACCGCTTCCGAACTTTAAAAGATATCGCCAAAAGACTTGAGGAAGCAGGTCTCAAAGACCGTGTCTCCCTGCCTCGGCAATAATACTACGCCAGCCTCTAAGGGGCCCCTAGGGGGTGCCAGATCTTTATTATATTCAGGCTTGATTTTCTCCTTCAAACAAATCCCGGACTAAACCCTTCGACTCACTTCGTTTGCTCTGGGTAAACCGGAACACCCTATCCGTATCCGCTTATAGAGGTGTATGGGGTGTGGAAATCGAGTCTTTAATTTTTTATTGTGACAAGACAGTCTCGGTGTTATCCGTCTCGACGCATGGACCGCGAAAAAATAGCCGAACTTGTCAGAGAGGGGAAATACCGCCTGACGTTACATGCCCAACAGAGGATGGACCAGCGGGCCATCACGCTTGAAGAACTCAAGGAAGTCATATATCATGGAGAAGTCATCGAAGAATATCCTCACGACAAGCCCTTTCCGTCGTGTCTGATGATGGGGCGGATTCGGGGGGGATTTCCTCTCTATATTGTGTTAAGCCTTGAAAGTTGGGTCCATATTATTACCGTGCATTGGATGGACCCTGAGAAGTGGCTGGATCCACAAACACGAAGGGAAAAGAAATGAAAAAAGAAAGATGCGCCAATTGCGGAGGAAAACTGCTCCCCAGAAGAGTGGAGTACGAAAAGATTATTGGACGCCATCGTGCCCTGTTTGATGAGGTGCCGGCGAATGTTTGTCTTGAGTGCGATGAAATCTGGCTCGACGGCAAAATTGCCGAAAAGATGGAGCGGCTTTTTTACAAGGGCGCCAAACCCACGCGCAAGGTTACCATCCCGGTCTGGTCGCTTGCGAAGGTCGCCTGATTCCCAGCCTTAAACATCAACCGTGCCGATATCCACAAGGCGGCCATCACCAGGGCCGGCTATCCCCTCAAACAAATCCCGCAAGTGACCCCTTCAACTTCGCTTCCATCGATTTCGCTCTGGACAGGCAGGGCGGGCCCTTCGACTTTGCTTAAGGGTAAACTGGAACACCCTGCCCGGGTCGTACCCTTCAGCTCAAAAAAACTTGTCAGAGTGAGGAAGTAGCAATAAATGGGGGTGTACAATAAATGGGGGTGAAGTTTTTTTGGGGTGGTAGTAGAGAACGGCGATCATGGTTAGATGAGGATTCTATGAAATTCCAGTGGTGGGTAATTTGGCACGCGATTTGCTTATAGAAACGGCATGAGTAGTGCGCTATTGACATATGTACAAAATGTAAATACACTTAAAGGAGCCTCAAATTTTTTTAGGAATGCGATTATCCGGCTCCCCGAACCTAAGTCCAGTATCACCATTCGACTCGATCCCGATATCTTAAAATGGCTGAAATCCCACGGGCCTCGCTATCAAACCCGAATTAACGCCATTCTCCGTACATACATGGAAGCTAAGAAAGGCTAATCCACCACCGTAAAAGCCTGCGTGGTCGATCCCGACACCCTCAAAATTTCTTCGGTGACCCCCTCCGTAAAGAATAAAAAGGAGCCATTAGGCACATAATATTTCACGACCGCACGCAACCGGCTCCCAAAACGGAGTCAAACAAATCCCGCAAGTGACCCCTGCCGGAGGAACGATCGGGATCTGTATTGCCTATTGAGAAACCGATAAATGGGGGTTGAAGTTTTTTTGGGGCGGTAGTAGAGAGTGGTGGTCATGCAAATCATCCTTCAAAAAAGCGTTCCCCATCTGGGTCTGGTTGGCGACGTGGTGGATGTGTCCAACGGCTATTACCGCAACTTCCTCGGCCCCCGAAATTTGGCGCTGTTGGCCAACCCCAAAAGCATCCGCCAGGTGGAGCACCAGAAAAAGGTCATCGAGGCCAAAAAGATCAAGGAAAAAGCTTATGCCACGGCCGTCAAGGAAAAGATGGAGGCAAATCCGGTAACCATCGCTCATTCCGCGGGCGCCGGCGACAAACTCTTCGGCTCGGTCACCTCTCACGAGATCATCGCGGCGCTCAAAGGGGCCGGGTTCGAGGCGGATAAAAAGCTCGTCAAACTCGAATCACCCATTAAAACTCTGGGAGAGCATGTTGTCGAGGTAAAGTTGCATCCGGATGTGGTTGCCCAGGTTAAAATTGTCGTCGCCAAGAAGTAAAATTATGTCTTTCCGCAACGCCGCCAGTCCGCAAGCTGAAGTGCTCAAGGCAAAAGTTCCCCCCCAGAATATCGAGGCCGAACGGGCGGTCATCGGCGCCATTCTCATCGATCACGAGGCGATCAATCGGGTGCTGGAAATTTTGCGCCCCGACGCCTTCTACCGCGAGGGGCACCGCAAAATCTTCGAGGCGATGATCGCCCTCTCTGAAAAGGGGGAGCCGACCGATTGCGTTACCGTTTCCAACCATCTTCAGGCAACGGGCCTTCTCGACTTCATTGGCGGGGCCTCGTATCTTTCGGGGCTGGTCGATTCCATTCCCTCTTCCGCCAACGTCGCCTCCTATGCCAAAATCGTCCGCGAAAAGGCGCTCGTCCGCCGATTGATCGATGCGTCGGCCGAAATTGCGACTCAAAGCTATGAAAGAGGGGAAGACCCGGATGCCCTGATCGACTTTGCCGAAAAAAAGATCTTCGATCTGGCCGAAAACAGGATGGGGCAGAGTTTCACGCCGGTGAAAGACCTGGTGAAGGACAGCTTCAAGAGAATTGAACAGCTCTTTGAGAGCAAAACGCAGATCACGGGGCTGGCCACGGGTTTTAAGGAGTTCGATCATATCACCTGCGGCCTGCAACCCTCCGACCTGATCATCATCGCCGGGCGGCCGTCGATGGGAAAGACGGCGCTGGCCCTCAATATCGGCGAATACGCCGCCATCTCCGGCAAGGCCGTTGTCGCCTTTTTTTCGCTGGAAATGTCGCGGGAACAACTGGTTCTGCGCATGCTCTGTTCGCAGGCCCGCATCGATTCGGCCCGCCTGCGGAGGGGGCAGATCGAAGAGCGCGACTGGCCGAATTTGACAAAGGCGGCGGGACACCTCTCCGAGATCAATCTTTTCATCGACGACACGCCGGCCATTTCGGTGATGGAGATGCGGGCCAAACTGCGGCGGCTCAAAAGGGAAAAGGGACTGAATCTGGCCGTGGTTGACTATCTTCAACTGGTGCGCTCCTCGGGGAACGTCAACAGCCGCGAACAGGAAATTTCGGAAATTTCCCGGTCATTGAAGGCGCTGGCCAAGGAGCTCAAGGTGCCGGTGGTGGCCCTCTCCCAGTTGAACCGCGCCGTCGAAAACCGCCAGAACCGCAGGCCGCAACTCTCCGATCTTCGCGAATCGGGGGCGATCGAACAGGATGCCGACGTCATTGCCTTTATCTACCGCGACGAGGTCTACGACCCCAACTCGCCCGACAAGGGGATTGCCGAGATCATCGTGGGTAAGCAGAGAAACGGCCCCATCGGCGTCTCGCGGCTGGTCTTTTTAAGCAATTTTACCCGCTTCGAAGACCTCTCGTACGAACCGGCGCCGGATCTGGATAGTCCGCCCGTGGACGAGGTTTGATTCGTTTCTTGACATGAATTTTTTGTTTTGTTAGGGTCCCCGCCTGTTTTTTTCCATACTCTGCGCGGTTGGAAATAAGCTAACCTGTGAATAATAGGTTGTTTTTTTTTAAAGCCGTTGCGGGGTTTTAGTGTGGGGTGTGTATTTTCGGTGTGAGTTGTTTATGCCGACAATTAATCAACTGGTTCGATTGGGACGCGAGGCGGTCATGCACAAGACAGCCTCGCCGGCGCTGATGCAGTCGCCGCAGAAGCGGGGGGTCTGCGTCCGCGTGTATACAACCACCCCCAAAAAGCCGAATTCGGCCCTCCGCAAGGTGGCGCGTGTACGGCTGACCAACGGCGTCGAGGTGACCTCGTACATTCCCGGCGAGGGGCACAACCTGCAGGAGCACTCGGTGGTGATGATCCGCGGCGGCCGGGTGAAGGATCTGCCGGGGGTCCGCTATCATATTATTCGCGGATTGCTTGATACCCAGGGGGTTGAAAAACGCCGGCAGAGCCGAAGCAAGTACGGGGCGAAACGTCCAAAATAAGTCATTAAAGGGCCTTCGGGGCCCCAAATATTATGTCACGAAAAGGGCAAGCGCCCAAAAGAAAAGTTTTGCCCGATCCCTGCTTCAAGGACAAGCTTGTCGCCAAGTTTGTCAATAAAATGATGTGGGAGGGGAGAAAGGGGATCGCGGAAAAAATCCTCTACCGGTCGTTCGACCGGATCAAGGAAAAAACCAGCGACGATCCCCTGAAAATTTTCAAGCAGGCCCTGCAGAATGTACAGCCGCTTTTGGAGGTGCGCTCGCGGCGGGTGGGAGGGGCCAACTATCAGGTGCCGGTGGAGGTGCGGGCCGAAAGGAAGGTTTCGCTCGGCATGAAGTGGCTGATCGGGTATGCGCGGGACCGGGGGGAAAAAAGCATGG
It encodes:
- the rpsR gene encoding 30S ribosomal protein S18; this encodes VRQLGGFLSERGKLAPKRISGNCAYHQRRVVEAVKRARILALLPYTAAHATAA
- a CDS encoding DUF2232 domain-containing protein; this encodes MNSETPTPKRYRPAIGILLTLALYLSGFFVLLTPLPPLYHWLVDRRRALWGVVLPIFAILVFVYAVLLDPLARFYQAHPAWSWLLPIPGMNFRPFLSSRTAALFGLVYFLFFVGVAGVVQHILSRPVHVTRVLGGAALVFSAAGLLLYAGYASIQGISPFGFASDYIQLVINEFIQVQEKAGLPLSRLAVLRENAPLFARIWLLFSPSILFCAVLFILVLNLAVGKKILSPFVRSIGRVSLNATALEFFWVWAVIFCVGVLLLNSFFFRQTWLLAASANILFILIFAYFLQGLAIVSWFFEKRNVGSLVRLLLYGLIVVLFQIVGVLVTGLGFFDSWFDFRKLSRPPGQKKT
- a CDS encoding DUF4258 domain-containing protein, coding for MDREKIAELVREGKYRLTLHAQQRMDQRAITLEELKEVIYHGEVIEEYPHDKPFPSCLMMGRIRGGFPLYIVLSLESWVHIITVHWMDPEKWLDPQTRREKK
- a CDS encoding YgiT-type zinc finger protein, producing MKKERCANCGGKLLPRRVEYEKIIGRHRALFDEVPANVCLECDEIWLDGKIAEKMERLFYKGAKPTRKVTIPVWSLAKVA
- a CDS encoding BrnA antitoxin family protein — encoded protein: MSSALLTYVQNVNTLKGASNFFRNAIIRLPEPKSSITIRLDPDILKWLKSHGPRYQTRINAILRTYMEAKKG
- a CDS encoding 50S ribosomal protein L9, translated to MQIILQKSVPHLGLVGDVVDVSNGYYRNFLGPRNLALLANPKSIRQVEHQKKVIEAKKIKEKAYATAVKEKMEANPVTIAHSAGAGDKLFGSVTSHEIIAALKGAGFEADKKLVKLESPIKTLGEHVVEVKLHPDVVAQVKIVVAKK
- the dnaB gene encoding replicative DNA helicase; translation: MSFRNAASPQAEVLKAKVPPQNIEAERAVIGAILIDHEAINRVLEILRPDAFYREGHRKIFEAMIALSEKGEPTDCVTVSNHLQATGLLDFIGGASYLSGLVDSIPSSANVASYAKIVREKALVRRLIDASAEIATQSYERGEDPDALIDFAEKKIFDLAENRMGQSFTPVKDLVKDSFKRIEQLFESKTQITGLATGFKEFDHITCGLQPSDLIIIAGRPSMGKTALALNIGEYAAISGKAVVAFFSLEMSREQLVLRMLCSQARIDSARLRRGQIEERDWPNLTKAAGHLSEINLFIDDTPAISVMEMRAKLRRLKREKGLNLAVVDYLQLVRSSGNVNSREQEISEISRSLKALAKELKVPVVALSQLNRAVENRQNRRPQLSDLRESGAIEQDADVIAFIYRDEVYDPNSPDKGIAEIIVGKQRNGPIGVSRLVFLSNFTRFEDLSYEPAPDLDSPPVDEV
- a CDS encoding 30S ribosomal protein S12 — protein: MPTINQLVRLGREAVMHKTASPALMQSPQKRGVCVRVYTTTPKKPNSALRKVARVRLTNGVEVTSYIPGEGHNLQEHSVVMIRGGRVKDLPGVRYHIIRGLLDTQGVEKRRQSRSKYGAKRPK
- the rpsG gene encoding 30S ribosomal protein S7 → MSRKGQAPKRKVLPDPCFKDKLVAKFVNKMMWEGRKGIAEKILYRSFDRIKEKTSDDPLKIFKQALQNVQPLLEVRSRRVGGANYQVPVEVRAERKVSLGMKWLIGYARDRGEKSMEERLAAEILDASENKGGAVKKREDVHRMAEANRAFAHYRW